The genomic interval CAAAAGAGGCTAAAAAATTAGGCATAAAGGTGCTTTATTATGTGAGTCCACAGGTGTGGGCATGGAGAAAGGGCAGAGTAAAAACTATAGGCAGGTTTATTGATAAGATGGCAGTGATATTGCCATTTGAAGAAGAGATATATAGAAACGAAGGTATTCCGTGTGAATTTGTTGGACACCCTGTATTTGATGAAATCAGGGAAGTCTTAGAAGAAATCAGAAATCAGAAATCAGAAGTCAGGGGACAGAAGACAGAGGACAGAAGTTCGGATATGGTCTCGCAAGAATTAAAATTGAAAGTCAGGAAGGAACTTGGGCTACACCTTGACGAGCCTGTGATGGTATTAATGCCTGGTAGTAGGACGCATGAGATCAAAAAACTTTTACCTGTAATGTATGATGTTATCACTAAAATGAAAGAGATGCATCCTGACTACCAGTTTGTGATACCTGTTGCTCCTAATTTGGGTCATGATACGTTATCTGCAATAGATGAATTTAAAAGAAATGCACATCACACCTTACACTTTACACATAATGCAGTAAAAGCTCTCATGGCATCTGATATTGCTGTTATTGCATCAGGGACATCAGCGCTACAGGCAGCACTCATTGGTGTGCCAATGGTTATTGTATATAAGCTTTCGCCTCTGACATATTTTATTGGTAGGCTTGTTGTGAAGATAAGGCATATATCGCTTGTGAATATCCTCCTTGATTATTTGGGAGACCATGGATTACGAGTTAGAGAATTGCTGCAAAGAGATGCAAATGTAAAAAATATTTTAGAAGAAGTTTCAAGAATTATTACAGATTCAGATTACAGCAATATGATGTTGTCTCAACTGAAAAAAGTCAGAGAATTATTTTTTAATAAACAGGCATCTTTACAGGTTGCATGTATTGTAGAAGAGTTAGGGAATGTTTAAAAAAATACTCCTTCTTGTAAAACCATACTGGGGCAGGGTAGCGCTTGCTGCTGTTATGAGCATCCTGATATCAGGGCTTAACGGTGGTCTGGCATGGCTTGTGAAACCAGCACTTGATGGGATTTTTCTTAAAAAGGATGCAACTCTCCTGGCTCTTTTGCCCTTTGGAATCCTTGCACTATACTTAATGAGAGGGATATTTTCATTTGGGCAATCCTATCTTATGCGTTCTACGGGTGCCAAGGTTGTCAGAGATGTTCGTAATAAACTGTATGATCACATAGTTTTTTTGCCTGTCAATGAATTCAAGCAGGAATCATCATCAGCTATGCTGTCAAGGGCAATTAATGATGTGGCTCAATTTCAGGGACTCATTGCTTATTCTGTGAAGGACATTTTTGTAGAGAGTGCAACTGTTGCTGCTTTGGTATTCGTTGCATTTTATCGAAGGTGGGATCTTGCATTGATAGCTGTTACTGTCTTGCCGGCTGCATTTTATGGGGCACAACGACTTGGCAAGAGATTAAAAAGGGTGAGCAAAGAGAGTCAGAAAAAAATCTCTGCTATTACAGAATTTCTTTCAGAGACATTTTCAGGGATAAAGATGGTCAAGATTTTCAGGAAAGAGGATGTATTGTCAAAGACATTCAGGGATAAAAACCAGAGTTATTACCGTGAATTAATGCGCTCTACACGAATTATAGAATTTACATCTCTTATGATGGAGGTAGTTGGAGGCATCGGGATAACATTTGTCTTGTGGTATGGTGGCAGACTGGTTATTAATAATACGATTACACCAGGAGAATTTTTTTCTTTTCTAACAGCTATATTCATGATTTACACGCCTGCTAAGAGACTCACATCTGCAAATAATGGTATTCAACAAGCAAAGGCTGCAATGGAAAGGCTGGATGAGCTTTTTAACAAGAGCAAGGAGTCAGAAGGAAAAGACAACCTGAAGCCAATGAGTGATTGCATTGAATTTAGGGGTGTATATTTTAAATATCCTCTATCAAAGAATTATATCCTTAATAATATAAATCTTACTGTCAGAAAAGGACAGATAGTTGCCATTGTTGGCAAAAGTGGTGCGGGTAAGACAAGCCTTGTTGATTTGATTCCGAGATTTTATGACCCATCTGAAGGTGCTATTTATATAGATGGAGTGAATATCGCAAATGTCAGCCTTAAATCATTAAGGCAGCAGATAGGACTTGTGAGTCAGGACATCATCCTCTTTAATGATACAGTAAGGGCAAATATAACATTTGGGAATGCAGATGCAAATGAGGAAGATTTAATCATGGCAGCAAAGGCAGCATATGCTCATGATTTTATTGTTGAAATGCCAGATGGTTATGACACAGTAATAGGTGAAAGAGGAATTATGATTTCAGGTGGTCAAAGGCAGAGACTTTCTATTGCGAGGGCGATACTTAAAAATCCTGCCATATTAATTCTTGATGAAGCAACTTCATCTTTAGACACAGAGTCTGAGATGATGGTACAGAAGGCACTGGATACCCTCATGGAAAACAGGACCACATTTGTTATTGCACATAGGCTTTCCACAGTGCAAAAGGCGGATATGATTATAGTGCTGGAAAAAGGCAGAATAGTAGAAACAGGAACACACGATGAACTCTTAAGGCAAGCTGGAATTTACAGAAGGCTCTACAATCTCCAGTAAAGGCAGGTTGAGGTTAAGGTTGAGGTCGAGTGAGTGGATTGGGGTTAAAAATGTATCTGGCTTATAACATACTATATCTGATAGCCCTTTTTATCTTGTTCCCATTTGAAT from Dissulfurispira thermophila carries:
- a CDS encoding lipid-A-disaccharide synthase, which encodes MTLNAQRIMIVSGESSGELYGAMLAKALKNRNPDIIITGVGGDRMQAAGVSLISRISSSFGITEAIKTYSEIRETFKSIVSYFKTFKPQVVVLIDYPDFNMKVAKEAKKLGIKVLYYVSPQVWAWRKGRVKTIGRFIDKMAVILPFEEEIYRNEGIPCEFVGHPVFDEIREVLEEIRNQKSEVRGQKTEDRSSDMVSQELKLKVRKELGLHLDEPVMVLMPGSRTHEIKKLLPVMYDVITKMKEMHPDYQFVIPVAPNLGHDTLSAIDEFKRNAHHTLHFTHNAVKALMASDIAVIASGTSALQAALIGVPMVIVYKLSPLTYFIGRLVVKIRHISLVNILLDYLGDHGLRVRELLQRDANVKNILEEVSRIITDSDYSNMMLSQLKKVRELFFNKQASLQVACIVEELGNV
- a CDS encoding ABC transporter ATP-binding protein, which gives rise to MFKKILLLVKPYWGRVALAAVMSILISGLNGGLAWLVKPALDGIFLKKDATLLALLPFGILALYLMRGIFSFGQSYLMRSTGAKVVRDVRNKLYDHIVFLPVNEFKQESSSAMLSRAINDVAQFQGLIAYSVKDIFVESATVAALVFVAFYRRWDLALIAVTVLPAAFYGAQRLGKRLKRVSKESQKKISAITEFLSETFSGIKMVKIFRKEDVLSKTFRDKNQSYYRELMRSTRIIEFTSLMMEVVGGIGITFVLWYGGRLVINNTITPGEFFSFLTAIFMIYTPAKRLTSANNGIQQAKAAMERLDELFNKSKESEGKDNLKPMSDCIEFRGVYFKYPLSKNYILNNINLTVRKGQIVAIVGKSGAGKTSLVDLIPRFYDPSEGAIYIDGVNIANVSLKSLRQQIGLVSQDIILFNDTVRANITFGNADANEEDLIMAAKAAYAHDFIVEMPDGYDTVIGERGIMISGGQRQRLSIARAILKNPAILILDEATSSLDTESEMMVQKALDTLMENRTTFVIAHRLSTVQKADMIIVLEKGRIVETGTHDELLRQAGIYRRLYNLQ